From a region of the Pseudomonadales bacterium genome:
- a CDS encoding energy transducer TonB: MGAAVTLALLFTMQALIGTAAPGVDAGARVRIADLTLRGQHRDALPEPGRPQRLPDPARPPRVDLPMVGGFGASAPVALDGRAGAAPGLHSGAVVAAVPADADYLPIVKVAAVYPRRAQARGISGHCTVEYTVTASGATRDPVVIDCQPPGVFEEASLRAALKFKYRPRVVDGRPVEVSGVRNQFVFELDP, from the coding sequence ATGGGAGCAGCCGTCACGCTGGCGTTGCTGTTCACGATGCAGGCGTTGATCGGCACCGCTGCACCCGGTGTCGATGCCGGTGCGCGTGTGCGGATTGCGGATCTCACGCTGCGCGGGCAACACCGCGACGCGCTGCCCGAACCCGGTCGGCCGCAGCGCCTTCCCGATCCCGCGCGACCGCCGCGGGTGGATCTCCCGATGGTCGGTGGATTCGGTGCCAGCGCGCCTGTCGCGCTCGACGGCCGTGCTGGCGCGGCGCCCGGGTTGCACAGCGGCGCCGTGGTGGCTGCCGTACCCGCTGACGCCGACTACCTGCCGATCGTCAAGGTCGCGGCGGTATACCCGCGCCGTGCCCAGGCGCGCGGGATCAGCGGTCACTGCACCGTCGAATACACGGTTACCGCAAGTGGCGCGACGCGGGATCCGGTCGTGATCGACTGCCAGCCGCCCGGTGTGTTCGAGGAGGCTTCGTTGCGTGCCGCGCTGAAGTTCAAGTACCGCCCGCGCGTGGTCGACGGCCGGCCGGTGGAGGTGAGCGGCGTGCGCAATCAGTTCGTTTTCGAGCTCGACCCATGA